ACGTTCTGCTCGATCGGCGTGGATGCCACGTGCTCGTCGACCGTGTGGAACCCGGCGAGGAGTTCGCGGAACGCGTCCGGACCGAGGGTGATCGCGAGCGAGAGTCCGATCGCGGAGTCGACCGAGTAGCGGCCACCGACCCAGTCCCAGAAGCCGAAGGCGTTGGTGGGGTCGATGCCGAAGGCCTCGACCTTGTCGAGCGCGGTCGACACGGCCACGAAGTGGTGGGCGACGGCATCCGTGCGAGCGGCGTCGGTGTCGTCGATCACTCCGGCGGAACCCAGCTTCTCCCACAGCCAGTCGCGGGCCAGGCGCGCGTTGGTCAAGGTCTCGAGGGTGGTGAACGTCTTCGACGCGACGATGAAGAGCGTGGTCTCGGGGTCGAGGTCGGCGGTCTTCTGCGCGATGTCGGTGGGGTCGATGTTCGAGACGAAACGCGCGTGGATGCCGGCATCGGCGTACGGAAGGAGGGCCTCGTAGACCATGACGGGACCGAGGTCGCTGCCGCCGATCCCGATGTTGACGACCGTCGTCACCTTCTTGCCCGTGACGCCGCGCCACTCGCCCGAACGCACGCGGTCGGCGAACGCGCTCAGACGGTCGAGCACTTCGTGCACGTCGTGGTCGACTCGCTGGCCGTCGACGACGAGCGCGGGCTCGACTCCGGCGGGGCGACGGAGGGCCGTGTGCAGCACGGCGCGGTCTTCGCTCGTGTTGAGGTGAGCGCCGCGGAGCATGTCCGCGAACCGCTCGCGCACGCCGGTCTCGCCCGCGAGCGCGACGAGGGCCTCGAGCACCTCGGGGGTCACGAGGTTCTTCGACAGGTCGACGTGCAGGTCGCCGACCGTGCGGGTGAGGTCGCGGACCCGGTCGGCGTCGGCGGCGAACCAGCCCCGGAGATCGGGATCGAAGGAGTCGCGCAACGCGGAGAGGCGGGACCAGGCGGCGGTGGTGGTGGGGTCGATAGGCGCAGTCACGGTGTCCACGCTAGCGATCCCGACGGTCGCGCACATCGCGGATGACGAAGCCGGGGGAAGACGCTACAGATCGACCGGATGGGCAGGAGAAGTCGACCCCTGTTCGGGGAGCGCGATCTCGCGCGTGGCATCCCACGGTTCGGTCCATCCGAGCCGGTCGAACAGTCCGTCCAGCACCATCGCGGTGAAGCCCCAGACCGTCTGCGGGCCGCCCGCCGTCTCGAGCGTGAACGCCGGTCCCCGCCAGACCCGTCCCTCGCGGCGGATCACCGTCGACCCCCGGCGGTCCGGATCGAGCAGATCCGCGACGGGGGCGCGGAACACCTCGGCCGACTCGGCGTGGTCCACCGCGCGAACCGGCGTCGGGCGGGACCACCAGCCGAGCACCGGGGTGACCTCGTGCCGGGAG
This portion of the Microbacterium testaceum StLB037 genome encodes:
- the pgi gene encoding glucose-6-phosphate isomerase codes for the protein MCATVGIASVDTVTAPIDPTTTAAWSRLSALRDSFDPDLRGWFAADADRVRDLTRTVGDLHVDLSKNLVTPEVLEALVALAGETGVRERFADMLRGAHLNTSEDRAVLHTALRRPAGVEPALVVDGQRVDHDVHEVLDRLSAFADRVRSGEWRGVTGKKVTTVVNIGIGGSDLGPVMVYEALLPYADAGIHARFVSNIDPTDIAQKTADLDPETTLFIVASKTFTTLETLTNARLARDWLWEKLGSAGVIDDTDAARTDAVAHHFVAVSTALDKVEAFGIDPTNAFGFWDWVGGRYSVDSAIGLSLAITLGPDAFRELLAGFHTVDEHVASTPIEQNVPVLMGLLNVWYTNFLGAQSHAVLPYAQQLHRFAAYLQQLTMESNGKSVRWDGTPVTTDTGEVFWGEPGTNGQHAFYQLIHQGTRLIPADFIAFVNPAYPLADDGRDVHGLFLANFLAQTKALAFGKTAEEVEAEGTTGALVAARTFPGNRPTTSIFAPSLTPAVLGQLIALYEHITFTQGTIWGINSFDQWGVELGKQLALQIAPAIEGDDEALAAQDASTAGLLAYYRDHRA